One Styela clava chromosome 4, kaStyClav1.hap1.2, whole genome shotgun sequence genomic window, CCGATATAAATGTTTATGTAAACAACCAAAAGTCCATGACCTTGAGTCAAAACAAATAGCGACGTCATGAGAACCATATATATATCGCAAATTTCTAGAATACTTCAAATTATGGCATATCGACAAAACTTGctttcgatatatatatataaccagAATCAAAGTATAGGTTGACTGAACAAACGCCTAATTGTATTTTTACGGTTTATAGTTCGATGCTTGCAAAACGTCATCGCGTTTTTGATGAGTATGCTAATGACAGTGACTAACTTATATATCATTTAACAATGACTTATTCACGGATAAGATTTCTGAATCTCTCACTTTCATAAATACCTAATCGAATGGGTTCTGAAACACAGAGAGCTGAATAAATCTTGAAGCCATTtccgtttttttaatgttaATGTTTTCTTATCAGGATCGCAACCAATAATTTACcgtgaaaagtaaaaataacatgcaTCCTTGTGGTGAGTGCCACATACGGCACATACATCATCTGTTGTATTTCGCCGAGtcattttccatttttgattGTATAAACACCTAAAATTATTGGTAATAAATACGTCGATTTGACCTTTAGTTATATGTTTTAATGAAAGCTTCTTTTTAAATCTAAGTGACATCCGTTAATTAATCCAGAACTATTTCATTTGAAAGCGGTTTCTGTGGAGATGTATAAGATTTTAATCTATTTGGTATACACAGAAATAAAGAGCGGGCTATTTTGTGTGAGATCATTGTTAATTTATCGCCCTTTTCCTTAACTTTAACTTCGGCAGTCACAGCTGAATAGTGCTAATTGTGAAATTCGATAATTATGTCTTGTCAACAATGGGGAATTGTCCGAAGATTcagttttgtaattttgtttcaattttattttacccGACTTGCGCGCAGAGAAGAATTTTTTCtcacaatattattattattatattaatcGCAATAATGGCGAACAATTCTTAACATTTCAGTTTCCAAATtgagaaaaaagtaaaataaatataagagCAATTTACATTATCTGCAAGTTTTTTTTCTATCGACTTTAAACTCACGGACTGACGCTTTGCcaagttaaatttattttgactaGACTTTCTCTCGACATATGTCCACTATAGTTAGGACAAAGATGAAGCTTCACTTACCATTTCACCAATGTTTTCATTGATAGTCAGATGATGTGTATCTTGCTTCTCTCGATCAAGATCAAATATCTGTAAAATCTGAGCAACGACACATTCAGTTGGAGATGCGGGAGTACTGGCTGTCGTAATAGCTGACGTCATATTCGATGTTACTGGTAGCGACGTAACATTGGTTACAAATCCAGACGTCGTTGTATCAGAGGTTGTTGCTGGTGTCGTCGTGGTTTGTGACGTTGACGCTGAAATATGTGACGTCGAGTTCAAAGGTGCTGATGTCAAGTTTGGCAACGACGTGCCGCCATTGGATGTTGAAGTCGAAACAAGAGAACCAAGCTCAATATTTGTAACAGATTCAGTAGTTAAACTTGAAGCAGTAGTTGGTTTCAACGTCACGCCAATATGTTTCATTGCACCAGAATTATAACGCAAAGTCGTATTGGTGTAAAAGGTTAAATTCTGGTAATAATCCAATGACCCCAAGGTAGACATGTGTTCTGAGATGGGCCGCACAGTTGCTACATCTCGTTTGATTCTGGGCTTGGTGGTCGTTGATGTTGAATTTTGCAGAGTcgtaatatttgtaaattttatatcGAAATACTTTGGTAGTGGCGATGATTTCTTGTTGTATGGTTTGCTGAAGTATGGCTCATCATATCCAAATGAGTTCGTAAAATTGTCGACTGGCAAGGTTATCtacaataatttgaaataataaagaagAAAGTTTGTATTGAACAATGTTTTCCGAATTAAAtaacataattatgccactgcTTACTAGCCGTGACTTTTATTAACATTTCAAGGTTTAGCAAAAAAAGAATCGAGCACTTAGTTTTTATAATGCTGGAAAGCAAATTAGAAAACAAACGACTCATATCAAGACAAATCACACGATACAAACATCCTGAAACAGTGACATAGATGTGACTGGCTTTTGGCATATCCTGTATCAATTTTCATGTCCTGTTTTCCATGCAATGAGTGTCATAATCACGCACCAGTCACGTACCAAACAAGCCATACCAAATGCACCACTTGTGACAACAATTTTGCGGCCAGCTTATGAGCTGCGGTTATGAACAGAGAGATTTATCTAAGTTTCTAAGAGGCCAAACATGATATAAGGATTGCAATGACTAAAGAGTAAGAAGAAGATAGTGGTAAAAAGATGATTATCACTATAGCGACACATCTGTTATGCCCTCAGTTGAAATATTTCTCCAATCGGAAGAAAATTAGGATACACGATCGATATCTACCGATATTGAGCTTTTTGTAATCTGGCCATAACCTACTATAATGAATAACGTACAGTTCCGATTATTTTTCCAGGCTCCAGTAAAATTCCTTCTTCGACTTCAAAAGTATAGACATCAAACATTCCATTTCCCACATATTCCGTATCCGAGGTATAGTTACATTTTAGATCCGTTTGTTGACCTAGGAACatcaataaacataaaataaataggTTTGTCAATACGATATTGATAAAATTCGTAGTAAACTAACACACAAAAACAATTTAACGTTCGGAGTGTTTTGCGTCccttttgaaattgaaaaaaaaaaataattaatccAGATATTCCAAATTTCTGTGGCAAGGTAATCTTTATCAATCATCTGTAATACACGACGACTGATCGACCAACTCATAAAATATTCATGTAACGGTTTGGACATTGGTCATTTCATTCACGATAATAATCAGATTATCACAAGCGAATTCCTCGTAGCAAATGGACAGCGCATATTGGGAGGAAAATTCCTCGTCTTTCAAACTCGTATGTCTGAATGATGAATTCGCCAGATGTCGAAATTTGTATGGTTCAGAATTAATGACTTGGATTTATTCGATTAGTGTATGAATAATATACAGTTATTGATACAGTACCGTGTTTCAGATAATCATATTCTAAAAGCCACTTTCATTTTGCTATCTTGGCATATTGGTCCGATAGTGGTTCTAATAAATCTTTTCTAATTAAATTTCCGAAGTGGATAGTGTTGCTATGATACGGCCtgagattttaaaaattcgtTTCGTGATTTTTTGCAAAAGTCTCAAATAACATTACCGCAGTAAATAAGATACTTGAATCAATATATGAGTATATAGTGTTTGTAAGCGGTATTACAATAACAGAAGCGATGATAAAACTTAAAAATTGCCACGAAAGAGCTGTGGAGCACCGTATTATACGAGATTAGTTTCCAAGTATCACTCATCATTCATTAGTCGTTAATCCGCATGCATCCATTTGACGACAATGTCAAGTAATTGGTGCCTATTGTTTGAAAATGCTCTGTAACGTGGCCATGAGTTCAAGCTATAGACAGCAATAATCAATACATTTTTTCACAATCTAGCCTTCGGGATATCTGTCCAAATTAACTGAGCGTATTGGATGATATGTGATTATGCAATTCGAAAGTACATGAAAGGCATTTTTGAAGCAATGTAGGACCATAAGTCACTTAACATTTATATTACAGTCTTGAGGCGTGTGATATCATAAACACGCGACATTCGGAAATGTGTCATTtcatataacgcaataacgcgTCGACACAACATTGCGCGATTTCATTGAGCTACATAGCCGCATAATATTCCATTAACTCAGACGTTATACTATGTCCAGTTTgcctatttgaatatttattagaGAGAAATAAACTAATCGCGTCTCGTAGCAATCGTGTGTTAAATATCTGTATAAACTATAATTTGGTCTAGAATGCACAATTAATTTATGAAAAAGTGTTAAATCAAAGAGCTGAAATTGAACACATCCACATATCTTACAGTTACGGAAATCAACTTACCCATTACAAAACCACTGACGAACAATAATATCCATGACGTTGGTGTCCAACGTAAACAAGGTTTATTTGCCATTCGGCGATGAAATCTTACCATCACCGGCAATGCCTCGACATCTTTctatcaaaatttaataaatttattccattAAATCATAGAAAACCATCAATTTTGTTGAATCTAACTGGTATGCTCCAAGCGCTATCAACTGACCCGTGTGCTAGCTAAAAAAACACCACAATAACACACTGCGCACCACACGCGTAAACTAATGAAAGGATATATCACCGCTGTGAAGCTAGTAgaatttgacctttgtgtgcggCGAGGCGAAAAGGTTAAAATTCTTGGCAGAATTGTAGGCGTGTCATTATTTACAACTGAAAAAATGTAGACAGGTAAAATTAACATAACAAAAAAGgaaagatatttattaaataaaactaaaattaccATTTACAAAGCAAAAGCATTAATTGCTTGATAAAATAAGCATAATAAATAGTTAGcaactaattttttataaatatcccGTGTTGATTATGCctttattcatcaaaattacgtaaagcgaaaaagggttaaattttgcaattttcaaatgttaatagaaatatgttccgctcaagaggcacgcgattttataatttcatatcaaagtagaatatattaagtttatcacacacattgaacctaaaactactcgaacttagaaaagagagtactcccctgttgaagataccccttttcatcaaaattacgtaaagcgaaaaagggttaaattttgcaattttcaaatgttaatagaaatatgttccgctcaagaggcacgcgattttataatttcatatcaaagtagaatatattaagtttatcacacacattgaacctaaaactactcgaacctAAAAAAgagagtactcccctgttgaagataccccttttcatcaaaattacgtaaagcgaaaaagggttaaattttgcaattttcaaatgttaatagaaatatgttccgctcaagaggcacgcgattttataatttcatatcaaagtagaatatattaagtttatcacacacattgaacctaaaactactcgaacttagaaaagggagtactcccctgttgaagataccccttttcatcaaaattacgtaaagcgaaaaagggttaaattttgcaattttcaaatgttaatagaaatatgttccgctcaagaggcacgcgattttataatttcatatcaaagtagaatatattaagtttatcacacacattgaacctaaaactactcgaacttagaaaagggagtactcccctgttgaagataccccttttcatcaaaattacgtaaagcgaaaaaggggtaaattttgcaattttcaaatgttaatagaaatatgttccgctcaagaggcacgcgattttataatttcatatcaaagtagaatatattaagtttatcacacacattgaacctaaaactactcgaacttagaaaagggagtactcccctgttgaagataccccttttcatcaaaattacgtaaagcgaaaaagggttaaattttgcaattttcaaatgttaatagaaatatgttcagctcaagaggcacgcgattttataatttcatatcaaagtagaatatattaagtttatcacacacattgaacctaaaactactcgaacttagaaaagggagtactcccctgttgaagataccccttttcatcaagtttacgtaaagcgaaaaagggttaaattttgcaattttcaaatgttaatagaaatatgttccgctcaagaggcacgcgattttataatttcatatcaaagtagaatatattaagtttatcacacacattgaacctaaaactactcgaacttaaaaaagggagtactcccctgttgaagataccccttttcatcaaagttacgtgaagcgaaaaagggttaaattttgcaattttcaaatgttaatagaaatatgttccgctcaagaggcacgcgattttataatttcatatcaaagtagaatatattaagtttatcacacacattgaacctaaaactactcgaacttagaaaaaggagtactcccctgttgaagataccccttttcataaaaattacgtaaagcgaaaaagggttaaattttgcaattttcaaatgttaatagaaatatgttccgctcaagaggcacacGATTTTATAATtccatatcaaagtggaatatataaaatttaccacacacattgaacctaaaactactcgaacttagaaaagggagtacttcccagttgaagataccccttttcatcaaaattaccaaTAACAGCTGAATATGGCAAACTTAATTGACTATAACTCAGCGACAAATAAagatataatattcattttggaatcgatggaaatatatttaaaccGTGCCGTGCCTATTTTGCTCATTTTCACAGAATTGTTGTAAGTTAGCAAGATAATTGATTGCAGATTTTGTCGATGtgaatattgttaaaattgatCCATCCAACGTTGATTTATTGTGCAAGAAAGAAAGTCAGCTTCTTGGGCCACTATAGTGGTCCGTGGCAGCAAAAGTGTTAGGGCTAACATTTGGCAGGTCGTTAACATATGCATCGCAAATTTTGCTACAAAGgttaataacaaacaatttgttatatttgtttTGACGGATACTTGTCCCACGACATTTAAAAGTGAAAGTATAATTCTATAAACCTTGCAGGAGAAGCGCACGACTCACTCAAATCGTTGATACCCAGGGCCAAAATAATTAGATCCACATTTTAAATACTGTGCCATGTAAAATCTCGGCAATTCCATGTGAAAGTTTTCCTCCGGGGATCGTGCACACAGAAAAATTGAATTCGCAGCCTTAAAATAACAACTTTctgataaaacaataatacaaataataataattcgagCAGGTGAAtagctttaaaaaaattctgttgGGGTTGGGAGAAGAGTATGCATGTTACCTCTTgcacaggggtcggcaaccttttgaacTCGGCGTGCCAGTTTATGAATAATGAGCACCTTTGCgtgccaaacatttttatgcGTATGGTTTGCATAGCCATCTACCTGGTTTGAATAGTAAGCGGATGAgcaacaaaatcattttattgaatAACGTGCATGGAAAATAGCTTACGAGCTTACGATAGCTTTCGGCATACGGCATTTCTACACCCTACCTGTCTTTGGACGACTTAAGTAATAGGTATTAATTAAGGCCACTCGCGATTAGTTTTGTAGCCAGAAACAATGAAATCGCGATAAATACTAAagaagataaaatttattttggtactcccgtattatGTGCACCGTGATGGCGtacaccgtaacgtagtatgtgtaccaggttagggttaggctataatttcaggtacaaatactacaggagtcatttggctagtccccaaactcgtaatagaactagagaTTTATCGGTAACGGTATCGGCAATGACGTTTTTAATATTAcgtagtaattatgaagaaatatatcaacacagcacataacaaaaagcaactataggcgcccagttttaaatcatacagtggaattggggtccttatcaACGGCTtgggttgccacttctggatacattttttttgaatcgaatctcgaatcaaaaattttcgaatcgaatctttccgaatctgattccattaaacttttttttgtttattgaatgcgtatgtttgctcaaagtcacaaaaaagctcaaatctagaagagAAAAACTTGAAAGTGAAATAAGCTATATAGCAAGGATGataagggtttttcagtgaataagccacacttatttccatcatgataaaaaaagatgtaggtcatagatatccccaataaatgcattgaggaaaaacttgctgttgcaacttatctgtgagtcttacaatattgagttattattgtgtatctttGAGCTCCAAACACGCTGTACTCGTATCAGGACTGAGGCAATTTGACGGAATTCATATAAGAAAATAAGCAGGaaacagttgtactgttatgcCATAAACACAataacagcactgctttccctagtcccacaccagtatatgtggtgtttcacttcttgttatattgaattgagGCCGGCCTTATTAgcgattctttatcttcaaaattttcagtacaatattttatatttatgctagcaaCATAGAgtaatatgacaaaaacattctaattgcatctgaattgctataaatgggaaatgcttgcaagaatatgactgaagacaataaaattaaccacgattaattacattaatttcgagaaaaacaatcgttcacccgactacgattgcgaacaaaacTTTCCATAAATATTGCAGACAATGTTATTTGTggctaacagcgttattggctaactAAGTCTTCATTATTATcgtggactacgtttaatttcgtaattcagaaagtccaaatgtgcataacGGACGCCGCGCTGACCAGCGATAATTGGTCGACGCTTCATCTCGATCAAACAgggctaaagtaagacgacattcgcacagtatgcttggtctggtatgaaatctggcacgtgttgatttaaacagtgcacaagtataaaacagtgcacaagttgccttacctcaagtattatttactcccacctgtccgttatgacatttgctagaaataatccgaaatgttttattcccgcttgtatcgcgctaacagaattaaaagtaagtatatactactttttttttgtattagctATTACATTATGCCCCCctgatttcgtttaccgccactcgagtggaagcctgacaaacgcaaacaaaataaatatatattttaagatgagaaacatgattgtcaattaacattgccggtcgatgaactcattcagtaatagttctcttcaatTGTACGAAAAATAATTCACTCATAACAAagttcaaattaaatttcaatcaaaattaaatattatctagacgtcggtaGCTGATTCTTTATCTAAGCATGACAGGGCGTACAATAACTCagtcgcagcgcaggtgtgctgttgaaaattttcatcaaaattatcacGAATTTTTAAGTGTACGATCTATTTAAATTCGCGCATAATAGAAACTTAGGCTatttagtggaaaactgaacttGCAGTTTGGTGGaaattacgccacacatcatctcgagtgatgcgtagaagagtgtgttgtgccgaatttgaaacaaatgagtcaatcacgaaaaattcattttcatt contains:
- the LOC120326105 gene encoding uncharacterized protein LOC120326105 — translated: MVRFHRRMANKPCLRWTPTSWILLFVSGFVMGQQTDLKCNYTSDTEYVGNGMFDVYTFEVEEGILLEPGKIIGTITLPVDNFTNSFGYDEPYFSKPYNKKSSPLPKYFDIKFTNITTLQNSTSTTTKPRIKRDVATVRPISEHMSTLGSLDYYQNLTFYTNTTLRYNSGAMKHIGVTLKPTTASSLTTESVTNIELGSLVSTSTSNGGTSLPNLTSAPLNSTSHISASTSQTTTTPATTSDTTTSGFVTNVTSLPVTSNMTSAITTASTPASPTECVVAQILQIFDLDREKQDTHHLTINENIGEMGLPTIVKLKVTDVNDNSPIFVNESLSSRITKDIQYGQVVAEIKATDADIGKNADLRYDIQSYSERRGNEKASPDFPTFLIHGTSGLVILFGSLDDLKPPTQITFSVVVKDRGDELVGNRATASATVSIIDDSWKPDPIEPSQVSGGVIAGCVMGGVVFLGICIFLVVHCARKRFIRQNNGQLEFMLDDENLISA